CTTCGGATTCCCTCTCTTGCGAATTCATCAAAAGAGATGATGAACAGTATTGTGATTCTCNtactttgttctcttttttcatTCACTTCCCATGCTTCTTCTATTATTCGGCAAAATTTCTGCAAGGCTGACCTCTACCGTGAAAACACCCCTTCTGGCTATCATTGTCTGCCCTCTGATAAAGTAACAGCTGCAGACTTTAAGTACAGTTTTAATGGAAAACCAGACATTGTACTCCCATCCAAAGTTTTAATATTCCTTGCAACTGTTCAGCAGTTTCCTATGCTNAATGGACTTGGCATTTCTGCAGCACTTGTAGAGATCGAGGAAGGTGGATTTTTTCCACTGCATGATCATGATGCCGATGAAATAGTAATGGTGCTTAAAGGTCAAG
This genomic stretch from Vigna radiata var. radiata cultivar VC1973A unplaced genomic scaffold, Vradiata_ver6 scaffold_2330, whole genome shotgun sequence harbors:
- the LOC106755519 gene encoding germin-like protein 8-14 — protein: MMNSIVILXLCSLFSFTSHASSIIRQNFCKADLYRENTPSGYHCLPSDKVTAADFKYSFNGKPDIVLPSKVLIFLATVQQFPMLNGLGISAALVEIEEGGFFPLHDHDADEIVMVLKGQVDVGILTPQKAFRNTLIPGEIILFPKGLPHYAINSGPGKAVGAAAL